One Maniola jurtina chromosome 25, ilManJurt1.1, whole genome shotgun sequence DNA segment encodes these proteins:
- the LOC123878000 gene encoding mitogen-activated protein kinase kinase kinase kinase 5 yields MAHSGGVLSSDISRRNPQDEYELIQRIGSGTYGDVYKAKRLNGNGELAAIKVIKLEPGDDFAIIQQEILMMKDCRHPNIVAYYGSYLRRDKLWISMEYCGGGSLQDIYHVTGPLTELQIAYMCKETLMGLSYLHSMGKMHRDIKGANILLTECGDVKLADFGVSAQITATINKRKSFIGTPYWMAPEVAAVERKGGYNQLCDIWACGITAIELAELQPPMFELHPMRVLFLMSKSGFKPPQLKERERWSQLFHAFLKLALTKNPKKRPTADKLLQHAFFQQDMNKRLAIELLQKYSNPPNHCNSQELDEDGAISANVPHRIESRQTRGRRDARPRSLLDPRTTPREHHTHLTDHGLRLASDEDREANRRSGVYDDSPIIDLDAEDELSLSMPKVINFNAEVNRSCDGDTIKRNMYHRQSSEDWSVASLMSCPKHNPLTQDLSTDSMPTSENKWCRVVTGDDIMRMSLRSLLQYIDEELMLRATLPLTAENVSLTQASNSGLSIHDQHLSQCIQLKQNFLNNSTTNVHQSLASNFQSPLTSSISIDDPISRKPENDILYVDALDTEVVNDTAMRNANCECGLCPKPQTREINTLSDLQRSVAPKCSCDACNSNGDILSYYRHCSNQNSDSGIVYCETCKKQKISISNFRALQITNRLRISDTDRIENGANSDDDLCRKIDLSLDMEDKSYEHRKRHNRHNSDSVTAGIDLNQFCQCELESLNKRKTSSVDEIFKMVEENGRDGVTESIGEEVKTSQRQRSLSDSQRDKAKVDVVGDASSTPPVPPRRARGRRTRTPPRPAPNGLPPTPKVHMGACFSKVFNGCPLRINCTASWIHPDTRDQHILIGAEEGIYTLNLNELHETAMDQLCPRRTIWMHVIKDVLMSLSGKTPSLYRHELLALSGSGRGGKTGGARSLRVLPPRLLPRRFAPTTRVPDTRGCMRCAVARNPYNGYKYLCGATPAGLFLMQWYDPLRKFMLLKNIDCVLPTPLLAFELIITPELEYPLLCIGVTRKPLRLNLVNINSGATWFHSDELDLCPGGSNTVIPRPERLHTLRAVHQLNKDAVLVCHENVVDIIPVLPGGERRRNKLPSRIQFDFHIDSILCLADSVLAFHRHGVQGRSLRNSDITQEITDHSRAYRLLGHDKVVVLESHILQNNTLSGEDGNDLYILAGHEASY; encoded by the exons GCGAAACGCCTCAACGGCAATGGCGAGCTTGCCGCCATCAAGGTGATAAAGTTGGAGCCGGGTGACGACTTCGCCATCATCCAGCAGGAGATACTCATGATGAAGGACTGTCGCCACCCCAACATCGTCGCCTACTACGGCTCCTACCTGCGCAGAGACAAGCTGTGGATATCCATGGAGTACTGTGGTGGAGGCAGCTTGCAG GACATCTACCATGTGACCGGTCCGCTGACGGAACTGCAGATCGCGTACATGTGCAAAGAGACGCTCATGGGCCTCTCCTACCTGCACAGTATGGGCAAAATGCACAG AGACATAAAAGGCGCCAACATCCTTCTAACAGAATGCGGCGATGTCAAGTTGGCGGATTTCGGCGTGTCTGCACAAATAACAGCCACCATCAACAAGCGGAAGAGCTTTATCGGGACGCCTTATTGGATGGCGCCTGAG GTAGCAGCGGTAGAAAGGAAAGGTGGTTACAATCAGCTCTGTGATATTTGGGCCTGTGGGATTACAGCAATAG AATTGGCGGAACTCCAACCACCGATGTTCGAACTCCACCCGATGAGGGTTCTCTTCCTAATGTCAAAGTCAGGGTTCAAACCCCCTCAACTGAAGGAGAGGGAGCGATGGTCGCAGCTCTTTCACGCGTTCCTCAAACTGGCGTTAACCAAGAACCCCAAGAAACGACCCACGGCCGACAAACTGTTACAG CACGCGTTCTTCCAACAAGACATGAATAAGCGACTCGCGATAGAACTTCTGCAAAAGTATTCCAACCCGCCGAACCATTGCAACAGTCAAGAGTTGGATGAGGATGGG GCGATATCAGCTAATGTACCGCATCGGATAGAGTCTCGACAGACGCGCGGACGCAGGGACGCGCGTCCGCGCAGTCTGCTAGACCCGAGAACCACTCCTCGAGAACACCACACCCATCTTACTGATCACGGTTTAAG ATTAGCGTCAGACGAAGATCGTGAAGCCAACCGTCGCTCCGGAGTGTATGATGACTCTCCCATCATAGATCTGGACGCGGAGGATGAGCTCAGTCTGTCGATGCCTAAAGTTATCAATTTCAACGCCGAAGTCAATAGGAGTTGTGACGGTGATACTATTAaacgaaata TGTACCACAGACAATCAAGCGAAGACTGGAGCGTAGCCTCTCTTATGAGTTGTCCTAAACACAATCCATTGACACAGGACCTATCGACCGATAGCATGCCGACTAGCGAAAA CAAGTGGTGTCGGGTCGTCACCGGTGATGATATTATGAGAATGAGTTTGAG GAGCCTCTTGCAATACATAGACGAAGAGTTAATGCTAAG ggCAACATTACCTTTGACAGCTGAGAACGTATCATTGACCCAAGCATCGAATTCAGGACTCTCTATCCACGACCAACATCTATCTCAATGCATACAACTAAAGCAGAACTTTCTAAATAATTCCACCACGAACGTCCACCAAAGCCTCGCTTCTAATTTCCAATCACCTTTGACTTCCTCAATTTCCATAGACGATCCTATATCGAGAAAACCAGAAAACGATATACTGTATGTAGACGCGTTAGATACTGAAGTCGTTAACGATACAGCTATGAGGAATGCGAATTGTGAATGCGGTCTATGCCCCAAACCACAGACAAGAGAAATCAATACTTTAAGCGATTTACAAAGATCAGTAGCACCGAAATGCTCATGTGACGCATGCAATTCTAACGGTGACATACTAAGCTATTATAGACATTGTTCAAATCAAAACTCAGATTCTGGGATCGTTTATTGCGAAACGTGCAAAAAACAAAAGATATCGATATCAAATTTCCGAGCGCTACAAATCACAAATCGATTACGGATATCGGATACAGATAGAATCGAAAATGGAGCGAATTCTGACGACGATTTGTGTAGAAAAATCGATTTGAGTTTGGATATGGAGGATAAATCGTATGAGCATAGGAAAAGGCATAATCGGCACAATTCCGATTCGGTGACAGCTGGAATCGATTTGAATCAGTTCTGTCAGTGTGAATTGGAGagtttaaataaaaggaaaacatcgtctgTTGATGAGATTTTCAAGATGGTGGAGGAAAATGGGAGGGATGGGGTAACGGAGTCGATCGGTGAGGAGGTGAAGACGAGTCAGAGGCAACGGAGCCTGTCGGATAGTCAGCGGGACAAGGCCAAAGTAGATGTCGTAGGGGATG CCAGTAGTACACCGCCGGTGCCGCCGAGGCGAGCGCGCGGGCGTCGAACCCGGACCCCGCCGCGGCCCGCGCCCAACGGACTCCCCCCCACGCCTAAAGTACACATGGGAGCTTGCTTTTCCAAG gtattCAACGGTTGCCCTCTGAGGATAAACTGCACGGCATCTTGGATACATCCTGACACACGAGATCAACACATCCTCATAG GTGCTGAAGAAGGtatctacacattgaacctgaacGAACTCCACGAGACGGCGATGGACCAGCTGTGTCCGCGACGGACAATATGGATGCACGTTATCAAAGACGTGCTAATGTCACTCTCTG GTAAAACCCCCTCCCTCTACCGGCACGAATTACTCGCGCTTTCGGGTAGCGGGAGGGGAGGGAAAACCGGCGGCGCGCGTTCTCTGAGGGTACTACCTCCCAGATTACTGCCGCGAAGGTTCGCGCCCACCACCCGAGTACCTGACACTAGAG GTTGTATGCGTTGCGCGGTGGCACGCAATCCGTACAACGGGTATAAGTACCTTTGTGGCGCCACGCCCGCCGGCCTCTTCCTCATGCAGTGGTACGACCCGCTGAGAAAGTTTATGTTATTAAAG aacaTAGATTGCGTGCTGCCCACACCGCTACTGGCCTTTGAGCTGATAATCACTCCGGAATTGGAGTACCCACTTCTCTGTATAGGGGTGACGAGGAAACCCCTGAGGCTCAACCTTGTTAACATAAACTCTG GAGCGACGTGGTTCCATTCTGACGAGTTGGACCTGTGTCCGGGGGGATCCAATACTGTGATACCGAGACCTGAAAGACTGCACACTTTGAGAGCCGTTCACCAGTTGAATAAGGACGCT GTGCTAGTTTGCCACGAGAATGTGGTGGACATAATCCCGGTGCTGCCGGGCGGGGAGAGACGGCGCAACAAACTACCTTCGAGAATACAGTTCGACTTCCACATAGATAGTATAC tatGTCTAGCGGACTCCGTACTAGCGTTCCACAGACACGGCGTTCAGGGCCGCTCGCTACGGAACTCTGATATCACGCAAGAGATCACAGACCACTCGCGAGCATATAGGCTGCTTGGACATGACAA AGTTGTAGTCCTGGAGTCGCATATCCTACAAAACAACACGCTTTCAGGCGAAGACGGGAACGATCTTTATATCCTAGCGGGCCACGAAGCTTCTTACTAA